CCCCAACGGAAAAGATGGTCTCGCTGCCGCTGAGCATTCGGTTGATCTCGTCTTACTCGACGTGATGATGCCGGAGCTGAGCGGCTTCGAGGTGTTGCGCAGGCTCCGTGGGAAAGGCATTCACGTCCCCGTCATTATGCTCACAGCACGTGGGGAAGTCTACGATAAGGTCGCAGGACTCGATCTTGGTGCGAATGATTATGTGACGAAACCGTTTGAGATGGAGGAACTCCTTGCCCGGATCCGGGCGTTACTACGTACTCCGACTTCAACGAATAACGCATCGCGCACATTACAGTTCGCCGATCTTATACTCGACCTTGATCGACACGAAGCATTTCGCGATGAATTACGACTCGATTTGACACCACGTGAGTTCGAACTTTTGACGTATTTACTGGAAAACAAGGAACATGTCCTGACACGCGAACAAATCTTAAATCGCGTCTGGGGATACGATTACTTCGGTGAGACGAATATCGTCGACGTCTACATCCGTTATCTTCGAAAAAAAGTCGATGCCCATCCTCCTGCTTTGATCCAGACCGTTCGTGGAGTTGGGTATGTGCTACGGGAGGCGACTCCATGAAGCTTCGAACGAAACTTGCTTTATCCGTCACCGCCTTTACGACACTCTTGTTACTCCTTTCGTTCATCGTCGTCACCCTTGTCGTTCGAAGTCACCTGATTGAATCCCGCTATACTCAGCTTGAACAGGCAGAGGAATTGATGGAGGATGATTCATCGGTCCGGGCATTGCTGACGCTTCATGAAGATTCCGTCGTCTTATCGAACGAAGATGGACGATGGGTCATTTCAAAC
This region of Exiguobacterium acetylicum DSM 20416 genomic DNA includes:
- a CDS encoding response regulator transcription factor, whose translation is MPTTILIVEDDAKIARLLELELQYAGYATRVAPNGKDGLAAAEHSVDLVLLDVMMPELSGFEVLRRLRGKGIHVPVIMLTARGEVYDKVAGLDLGANDYVTKPFEMEELLARIRALLRTPTSTNNASRTLQFADLILDLDRHEAFRDELRLDLTPREFELLTYLLENKEHVLTREQILNRVWGYDYFGETNIVDVYIRYLRKKVDAHPPALIQTVRGVGYVLREATP